From the genome of Gracilibacillus salitolerans, one region includes:
- a CDS encoding family 78 glycoside hydrolase catalytic domain, which produces MVKSRTYVKKLMIMSFITVLVLGVLTSVWTTSSKAETESEVGITNMKVENTETPLGLDKENPAFSWQMDAPEGVRGVSQEAYRIVVEDQEGQVVWDTNKVEDTTSINMQYAGEELKPTTKYEWTVTVWDQNGNTSSKSSWFETGLMNTDISGWDEASWIGGSDDDLVLKADYFNVYKVNYSLQLDEESESTKASFVLGANDPRLMDANKNIRGVENEEDESYVAFELDASEVDGSEGGLAKLNVYRVGYTEDDSDDTPLLSYDIPENLLNADNLYDAHNFFISADSGVIEVAVNGTEDEHTVVTDGRSGVNINPVGSGGNYISYPMLADIGFSLKPDQEAFFSNVEVKNLRSPSNTLFAEDLSVEEYNGLYANEDVDGFEVDNGAYVLNGGEDGSFIVADPSKNSMPMLRTEFDTSDQQIESARLYATARGIYEMYLNGERVSEYYFTPGLTQYNESHQYQTYDVTDHLRSGETNAIGAMLGEGWWSGAITFTTSRWNHFGDRQSLLAKLVITYEDGSKEVVTTNPDWKYYDEGPVVYGSFFQGEYYDATKEEAVDGWSQAGYDENNWEPAEVVPLDEKTTPDDNGLSYDNMELIGQIGEAPRVVETLTAQDVTEVRDGVFVYDMGQNAVGVPQITLKDQEAGNKVTLRVAEMLYPDLPESGDNVGMIMQENLRAALNQDNYITKDGEQVIQPSFTFHGYRYLEITGIDEALPLEDVKTLVISSVDELSASYETSNESVNKLFENISWSMRGNFLSIPTDTPARNERMGWGGDISVFAETSTYLADVNEFLDRHLLALRDMQEDNGKFTDVAPVGGGFGGILWGSAGITVAWEAYQQFGDTQLLEDHYQAMANYMSYLDSVVDPETGFITESQLDDWLSPERGQTGAQNLWVAYHAYDLWIMSQVAEVLGKAEDASMYLEQYNERKAFFNDIFVDDETKKTLKDDGTIADTQASYAVPLALDIFNEENIPYAAKHLAETVKRENNDDEGITRPEYSLMTGFIGTAAVNKALSDNGYHDIAYRLLQQTSYPSWLYSVENGATTIWERLNSYTEEAGFGGNNSMNSFNHYSFGAVGSWMMSHSLGIERDQNNPGFKHFILQPNPDPDKNMTYAKGNYDSMYGTIESSWEVKNKTFNYNVTVPANTTATLNIPTHNENTVKESNQPIQKVDGVTFEDYKDGKAVYELESGSYEFRSILEQ; this is translated from the coding sequence ATGGTAAAAAGTAGAACCTATGTGAAGAAGTTAATGATCATGTCTTTTATTACAGTTCTGGTATTAGGAGTACTAACATCTGTATGGACAACATCATCGAAAGCAGAAACAGAATCGGAAGTGGGAATCACAAATATGAAAGTGGAAAACACTGAAACACCATTAGGATTAGATAAAGAAAATCCAGCCTTTAGTTGGCAAATGGATGCCCCAGAAGGTGTCAGAGGAGTTTCACAAGAAGCTTACCGTATTGTTGTGGAAGATCAAGAGGGACAAGTAGTATGGGATACCAATAAAGTAGAAGATACTACTTCGATTAACATGCAATATGCGGGAGAAGAATTGAAGCCAACCACTAAATATGAGTGGACGGTGACTGTTTGGGATCAAAATGGTAACACTTCGTCCAAGTCCTCATGGTTTGAAACTGGACTAATGAATACAGATATATCAGGTTGGGATGAGGCATCATGGATTGGTGGAAGTGACGATGATTTAGTATTGAAGGCGGATTACTTTAATGTATACAAAGTGAATTATTCTCTTCAGTTAGATGAAGAAAGCGAAAGCACGAAAGCAAGCTTTGTACTTGGAGCTAATGATCCGCGACTAATGGATGCTAATAAAAACATCCGAGGAGTAGAGAATGAGGAAGATGAAAGTTACGTAGCTTTCGAATTAGATGCTTCTGAAGTGGATGGTAGTGAAGGTGGTCTTGCTAAGTTAAATGTATATCGAGTTGGATATACGGAGGATGATTCAGATGATACACCGTTATTAAGCTATGATATTCCAGAAAATTTACTAAACGCTGATAACCTGTATGACGCTCATAACTTCTTTATCTCAGCAGATTCAGGTGTGATAGAAGTAGCTGTGAACGGAACAGAGGATGAACATACAGTTGTTACAGATGGACGTTCTGGAGTAAATATTAATCCAGTTGGCTCAGGTGGAAATTATATCAGCTACCCAATGTTAGCTGATATAGGTTTTTCTCTTAAACCTGATCAAGAAGCTTTCTTTTCCAATGTTGAAGTAAAGAACCTACGCTCACCTTCCAATACTCTATTTGCGGAAGATTTGTCTGTTGAAGAATATAATGGTCTTTACGCAAATGAAGATGTCGATGGTTTTGAGGTAGATAATGGTGCTTATGTTTTAAATGGTGGAGAAGACGGAAGTTTTATAGTAGCTGATCCTAGTAAAAATTCTATGCCTATGTTACGTACAGAGTTCGATACAAGTGATCAACAAATTGAAAGTGCTCGACTTTACGCAACCGCAAGAGGTATATATGAGATGTATCTAAACGGCGAGAGAGTAAGTGAATACTATTTCACTCCTGGGCTTACACAATATAATGAATCACATCAATATCAAACATATGATGTAACAGATCATCTTCGCTCTGGAGAAACGAACGCAATTGGCGCAATGCTTGGAGAAGGTTGGTGGAGTGGTGCTATTACATTTACTACTAGTAGATGGAATCATTTTGGTGATCGACAATCATTGTTAGCAAAATTAGTAATCACCTATGAAGATGGAAGTAAGGAAGTCGTTACTACGAATCCAGATTGGAAATATTATGACGAAGGTCCGGTTGTTTATGGGAGCTTCTTCCAAGGCGAATATTATGATGCAACCAAAGAAGAAGCTGTCGATGGCTGGAGTCAAGCAGGCTATGACGAGAACAATTGGGAACCAGCAGAAGTTGTACCACTAGATGAAAAAACAACACCAGATGATAATGGCCTCTCCTATGATAATATGGAATTGATTGGTCAAATAGGAGAAGCACCTCGTGTAGTAGAAACATTGACAGCACAGGATGTGACAGAAGTACGTGATGGTGTATTTGTCTATGATATGGGTCAGAATGCTGTTGGTGTTCCACAAATTACGCTAAAAGATCAAGAAGCAGGTAATAAGGTAACATTAAGAGTCGCAGAAATGCTTTATCCTGATTTACCTGAGTCAGGTGATAATGTAGGAATGATCATGCAAGAAAATCTGCGAGCGGCGTTAAATCAGGATAATTATATTACAAAAGACGGAGAGCAGGTTATTCAACCGAGCTTCACATTCCATGGTTATCGCTATTTGGAGATTACCGGAATAGATGAGGCATTACCACTAGAAGATGTGAAAACATTAGTGATCAGTTCAGTAGATGAACTGTCTGCTAGTTATGAAACATCTAATGAGAGTGTAAATAAGTTGTTTGAAAATATATCATGGTCAATGCGAGGTAACTTTCTTTCTATTCCAACCGATACACCAGCTCGAAATGAACGAATGGGCTGGGGAGGAGATATTTCTGTTTTCGCAGAAACTTCAACTTATCTAGCAGATGTAAATGAATTTTTAGATCGCCACTTATTAGCATTACGAGATATGCAAGAAGATAATGGTAAATTTACCGATGTTGCTCCGGTTGGTGGCGGTTTTGGTGGAATTCTTTGGGGAAGTGCCGGAATCACAGTTGCATGGGAAGCTTATCAGCAGTTTGGTGATACCCAATTACTTGAAGATCATTATCAGGCAATGGCAAATTATATGAGTTACTTGGATTCCGTCGTTGATCCGGAAACCGGGTTTATTACTGAATCACAATTAGATGATTGGTTAAGTCCTGAACGTGGGCAAACAGGCGCTCAAAATCTATGGGTTGCCTATCACGCGTATGATCTATGGATCATGTCTCAAGTAGCTGAAGTACTTGGAAAAGCAGAAGATGCTAGCATGTATTTAGAACAATATAATGAAAGAAAAGCATTCTTCAATGACATTTTTGTAGATGATGAAACGAAGAAAACATTAAAAGATGATGGTACGATTGCTGATACACAAGCTTCTTATGCTGTACCATTAGCATTAGATATTTTTAATGAAGAGAATATTCCATATGCAGCAAAACATCTTGCTGAGACTGTAAAAAGAGAAAACAACGATGATGAAGGGATAACTCGTCCTGAATACTCTCTCATGACTGGCTTTATCGGTACAGCTGCGGTTAACAAAGCGTTATCTGATAATGGTTATCATGATATTGCATACCGCTTATTACAGCAAACATCCTATCCATCGTGGTTATATTCCGTAGAGAATGGAGCAACGACGATATGGGAACGCCTGAATTCTTACACAGAAGAAGCTGGGTTTGGTGGCAATAACAGCATGAACTCCTTCAACCATTATTCATTCGGTGCTGTAGGATCATGGATGATGTCACATTCGCTTGGAATTGAGCGTGATCAGAATAACCCTGGGTTTAAACATTTTATCCTTCAGCCGAATCCAGATCCTGATAAAAATATGACATATGCAAAAGGTAATTATGATTCTATGTATGGTACAATCGAGAGCTCGTGGGAAGTTAAAAACAAAACATTTAACTATAATGTAACTGTCCCGGCAAATACAACAGCAACACTCAATATTCCAACACACAATGAAAACACGGTAAAAGAGTCTAATCAGCCGATACAAAAGGTTGACGGTGTTACATTTGAGGACTACAAGGATGGCAAGGCAGTGTATGAATTAGAATCTGGTAGCTATGAATTCCGATCCATCTTAGAACAATAA
- a CDS encoding SMP-30/gluconolactonase/LRE family protein, producing the protein MMKAELAYEIKALLGEGPCWDERKQVLYWTDISGKVIHRFDPQTGQNDTFKIGQMVGAVVVAEDGRLVLAAENGFYFYNTETGQTTAIHDPEADRPENRFNDGKVDPAGRFWAGTMQKNDNDPEGSLYCLDDTLEVETKLTGLRTSNGMAWDMTNKRMYFIDTPTRNIYVFDYNLKTGIIANQRVAFQYPGGYGFPDGMTIDTEGMLWIAGWGAGKVSRWNPETGAVLSTVEVPAQNITSCTFGGKHFDTLYITTAREGMTDEELEKLPLSGSLFSIQTNATGLPANRFKNIHHV; encoded by the coding sequence ATGATGAAAGCAGAATTAGCTTATGAGATCAAAGCATTGCTCGGCGAAGGTCCTTGTTGGGATGAGAGAAAACAAGTTTTGTATTGGACTGATATTTCAGGAAAAGTAATCCATCGATTTGATCCGCAAACGGGGCAGAACGACACATTTAAGATTGGTCAGATGGTCGGAGCGGTTGTTGTGGCAGAAGATGGTCGATTAGTTTTGGCAGCAGAAAATGGCTTTTATTTTTATAATACGGAAACAGGACAGACGACCGCAATACACGACCCGGAAGCAGACAGACCAGAAAATCGATTCAATGATGGAAAGGTGGATCCTGCGGGAAGATTCTGGGCAGGAACGATGCAAAAGAATGATAATGATCCTGAAGGCTCGTTGTACTGCTTGGATGATACGCTTGAAGTAGAAACAAAGCTAACTGGATTGAGAACTTCCAATGGCATGGCCTGGGATATGACAAACAAGCGAATGTATTTTATAGATACACCAACTAGAAACATTTATGTATTTGATTATAATTTGAAAACCGGTATTATTGCGAATCAGCGAGTTGCCTTTCAGTACCCGGGAGGTTATGGTTTCCCAGATGGCATGACGATTGATACTGAGGGTATGCTCTGGATCGCAGGATGGGGAGCAGGAAAAGTAAGCAGATGGAATCCGGAAACAGGAGCGGTTTTGTCTACGGTAGAAGTACCGGCTCAAAATATTACTTCCTGTACTTTTGGTGGGAAGCATTTTGACACACTATACATCACGACTGCAAGAGAGGGGATGACAGACGAGGAACTAGAAAAACTCCCGCTGTCCGGTTCTCTATTTTCTATCCAAACGAATGCAACAGGATTGCCAGCGAACCGTTTTAAAAATATTCACCACGTATAA
- the codB gene encoding cytosine permease — MDKEFSLQAVPQSYRNGFLKMFVVMLGFTFFSASMLSGGELGLGLTMTEFIWMVLLGNLILGLYTGGLAYIAAKTGLSTHLLARYAFGEKGSYLASFLLGATQVGWFGVGLAMFAVPVNKVTGIDMLTLIIISGIVMTFSAFFGMKALAILSLVAVPAIAILGSVSVGIAISDLGGLSKLFAYQPEATISLAAALTICVGSFASGGTLTPDFARFAKTKKTAVITTLIAFFIGNSLMFLFGAVGAISTGLGDISEVMFVQGLIVPAIIVLGLNIWTTNDNSLYASGLGFSNITKIKKSKVVIFNGIIGTIFAMWLYNNFVGWLTLLGAALPPIGAILLADFFLLRKGHYPALEEMAFQVIRWPAIIAWVGGFAAAQWLPGIPPLNGIIGAIMLYVGLTLVTEKVFKTEKSIVLGKEV; from the coding sequence ATGGATAAAGAATTTTCACTTCAAGCTGTACCACAATCATATCGAAATGGATTCTTAAAAATGTTTGTCGTGATGCTCGGTTTTACGTTCTTCTCTGCTAGTATGCTTTCAGGCGGAGAATTAGGACTTGGCTTAACGATGACAGAATTTATATGGATGGTTTTACTTGGCAATCTTATTCTCGGATTATATACAGGTGGACTCGCTTATATAGCTGCTAAAACAGGCTTATCTACTCACCTACTAGCGCGTTATGCCTTTGGTGAGAAAGGCTCTTATCTAGCTTCTTTCTTATTAGGTGCCACACAAGTAGGCTGGTTTGGTGTCGGATTAGCCATGTTTGCCGTACCAGTTAATAAAGTAACAGGAATTGATATGTTAACATTAATCATTATTTCAGGAATTGTCATGACTTTTTCTGCTTTCTTTGGGATGAAGGCATTAGCCATTCTAAGCTTGGTCGCAGTTCCAGCAATTGCGATCCTTGGAAGTGTGTCTGTTGGTATTGCGATAAGTGATTTAGGTGGGCTATCTAAATTATTTGCCTATCAACCGGAAGCAACGATAAGCTTAGCTGCAGCACTTACTATCTGTGTCGGATCATTCGCAAGTGGCGGAACATTAACACCAGACTTTGCTCGCTTTGCTAAGACGAAAAAGACTGCAGTTATCACAACATTAATCGCCTTTTTTATCGGTAACTCATTAATGTTTCTGTTCGGTGCGGTAGGGGCCATTTCAACTGGTCTCGGTGATATATCAGAAGTAATGTTTGTCCAAGGCTTGATCGTACCAGCCATTATCGTATTAGGATTAAATATTTGGACAACAAACGATAATTCCTTATACGCGTCAGGTCTAGGATTTTCCAATATAACAAAAATCAAGAAAAGTAAAGTAGTCATCTTCAATGGAATTATCGGGACAATCTTTGCCATGTGGTTATATAATAATTTTGTTGGTTGGTTAACATTACTTGGAGCAGCACTTCCACCAATTGGTGCTATACTATTAGCTGACTTCTTCTTGTTAAGAAAAGGGCACTATCCAGCATTAGAAGAAATGGCATTTCAAGTCATTCGTTGGCCTGCTATTATTGCTTGGGTAGGTGGATTTGCAGCAGCACAATGGTTACCAGGAATCCCACCATTAAATGGCATTATAGGTGCAATTATGTTATATGTAGGTTTGACACTAGTAACAGAGAAGGTATTTAAAACAGAGAAAAGTATAGTGTTAGGAAAAGAGGTATAA
- the codA gene encoding cytosine deaminase, whose amino-acid sequence MIIQNATLPKREGRWNIYIENGNFSKIEEAKDIEGALDIEGKLVSAPFIEPHVHLDTTLTAGEPKWNESGTLFEGISTWTERKKSLTIADVKARATKALKWQIAQGIQHVRTHVDVCDPSLTAMKALLEVKEDMKEYVDLQLVAFPQEGYLSYPNGAELVEEALRMGADVVGGIPHFEFTREYGVESMKIAFDLAEKYNRLVDIHCDEIDDEQSRFIEVVAAEAYKRDLGSKVTASHTTAMHSYNSAYVSKLMKLLGLSNINFIANPLVNIHLQGRFDDYPKRRGITRVKELTEAGINVSFGHDDIFDPWYPLGTGNMLQVLNMGIHVTHLMGYHQIIDAFDFITENSAVTLDIQDKYGIEVGKPANFIILNTNNIYDAVRKQAEVLASYRNGVKLAGTKPKETAIYLDTEETIDFER is encoded by the coding sequence GTGATTATTCAAAATGCAACATTGCCAAAACGAGAAGGACGATGGAATATCTATATCGAGAATGGAAATTTTTCGAAAATAGAAGAGGCAAAAGACATAGAAGGCGCACTAGATATAGAAGGTAAATTAGTGAGTGCTCCTTTTATTGAACCCCATGTTCACCTTGATACGACATTAACTGCGGGTGAGCCGAAATGGAATGAAAGTGGTACACTTTTCGAAGGGATTTCTACATGGACTGAACGAAAGAAATCACTAACTATTGCAGACGTCAAAGCAAGAGCGACAAAAGCGTTAAAATGGCAAATTGCACAGGGTATCCAACATGTTCGAACACATGTCGATGTATGTGATCCATCATTGACCGCGATGAAAGCATTGCTAGAAGTAAAAGAAGACATGAAGGAGTATGTTGACCTTCAATTGGTTGCATTCCCTCAAGAAGGCTATTTGTCTTATCCAAATGGTGCTGAGCTTGTAGAGGAAGCATTAAGAATGGGCGCAGATGTCGTAGGTGGAATTCCACACTTTGAATTCACTCGTGAATATGGTGTGGAATCGATGAAAATTGCATTTGATTTAGCAGAAAAATATAATCGTTTAGTCGATATTCATTGTGATGAGATCGATGATGAGCAATCTCGATTTATTGAGGTTGTCGCAGCAGAAGCATATAAGCGTGACTTAGGTAGTAAAGTTACAGCTAGCCACACAACTGCTATGCATTCCTATAATAGCGCCTATGTATCGAAATTAATGAAGCTACTAGGGCTTTCTAATATTAACTTTATTGCTAATCCACTTGTTAATATTCACTTACAAGGGCGCTTTGATGATTATCCTAAACGTCGTGGTATAACACGTGTGAAAGAATTAACGGAAGCAGGAATTAACGTTAGTTTTGGGCATGATGATATTTTTGACCCATGGTATCCACTTGGAACAGGAAATATGTTGCAAGTTTTAAATATGGGAATACATGTGACCCATTTAATGGGATACCATCAGATTATAGATGCCTTTGATTTCATTACCGAAAATAGTGCGGTAACATTAGATATCCAAGATAAATATGGAATAGAAGTTGGCAAGCCGGCTAATTTCATCATCCTAAATACCAACAATATTTATGATGCGGTTCGAAAACAAGCAGAAGTGTTAGCATCTTATCGGAATGGTGTAAAGCTAGCAGGCACGAAGCCAAAAGAAACTGCTATTTATTTAGATACAGAAGAAACAATTGATTTTGAAAGATAA
- a CDS encoding metallophosphoesterase family protein → MKFAVIGDLHFPEVDPSVEGLEEAKWDFYRSFLDHFLGNEADLHISLGDLTHYGTKDELEEVYQIINSKDRHFYHVLGNHDLYAQSIENVLKITGQPLYHTIAKGNAVFAFLNTAKEMDYEDWGGSINQEQLAWLEEVVEASGTKPLFVFGHHPIYNTTSRSDMDKLSIDPNIDIWRVLEKKKGQAVYFNGHNHQNSIVHKDNWTFVQVAACLDEQAWRAVELTDNHIIITHHKVSNPQLSEQAAFVSKHMNYFHPFSEASGTEKDVQCVLPIHTVSEITS, encoded by the coding sequence ATGAAATTTGCTGTAATAGGTGATTTGCATTTTCCAGAAGTTGATCCAAGTGTTGAAGGGTTGGAAGAAGCGAAGTGGGATTTCTATCGTTCTTTTCTAGACCATTTTCTCGGTAATGAAGCGGATCTACATATTTCACTAGGTGATTTAACCCATTATGGTACTAAGGATGAGCTCGAAGAAGTTTATCAGATTATCAATAGTAAAGATAGACATTTTTATCATGTATTAGGTAATCATGATTTGTATGCACAATCTATTGAAAATGTGTTAAAAATAACTGGTCAACCTTTATATCATACCATTGCTAAAGGAAATGCGGTTTTTGCCTTTTTGAATACTGCCAAAGAAATGGACTATGAGGACTGGGGTGGTTCGATTAATCAAGAGCAATTGGCTTGGCTGGAAGAAGTCGTCGAAGCATCTGGAACCAAACCACTATTTGTATTTGGGCACCATCCGATATACAATACAACCTCCCGCTCAGATATGGATAAATTATCTATTGACCCTAATATAGATATATGGCGTGTCTTAGAAAAGAAGAAAGGGCAAGCTGTATACTTTAATGGTCATAATCATCAGAATTCTATTGTCCACAAAGATAACTGGACTTTTGTACAAGTTGCCGCTTGTTTAGATGAACAAGCATGGCGCGCAGTAGAACTCACAGATAATCATATCATCATTACCCACCATAAAGTTTCTAATCCACAACTGTCAGAACAGGCAGCATTTGTGTCCAAACATATGAATTATTTTCACCCTTTCTCGGAAGCCTCAGGTACAGAGAAAGATGTACAATGTGTGCTTCCTATTCATACAGTTAGTGAAATAACATCTTAA
- a CDS encoding NCS2 family permease, whose protein sequence is MRKDIFQLKQHETSVKQELSAGLIGFFTIAYIIAVNSLILSEAGVPLEGAVLGTILTSFVGCLIMGIWANAPILIVPGMGINAMFTYTLVQSMELTWQQALGVTAMSGLIFTLIAFSSLTTIIKNAIPESLKLAINIGIGLFLMLIGLEKGHLVVRGDQSIVALGDFSDPAVFATIVTFIIALVLFIRNVKGNFLWTILFGTGIAFLLGVLPSKASESFSLNGYQEVFGAFSFADWASFPYLVAVFSITMVVLFENVGLTYNHVAATNRPEKFKKAFQANGVSVMLSGLFGSSPTVSTAETTAAITAGGRTGLTTITTGFLFLLVTFFIPYIQMIPSNAIAPVLMIIGGLMIQDIKKLDLRDLSESFPAIFIIVMIPFTYSIADGIAIGFILYVILKLGTGNAKKVSFTLYVIACLFLLHFIIHFAV, encoded by the coding sequence TTGAGAAAAGATATTTTTCAATTAAAACAACATGAGACGAGTGTAAAACAAGAACTGTCTGCTGGATTAATCGGGTTCTTCACGATAGCTTACATTATTGCCGTGAATTCCTTGATCTTATCAGAAGCGGGTGTTCCTTTAGAAGGAGCAGTACTAGGTACAATCCTTACTTCATTTGTAGGTTGTTTAATTATGGGAATATGGGCTAATGCGCCAATTCTGATCGTTCCTGGTATGGGTATTAATGCGATGTTTACCTATACGCTTGTACAGTCCATGGAGCTCACGTGGCAACAGGCCCTTGGTGTTACCGCTATGTCAGGCCTTATTTTCACGTTGATTGCATTTTCATCGCTAACAACGATAATAAAAAATGCGATTCCAGAATCGTTAAAGCTAGCAATTAATATCGGAATTGGTCTATTTCTGATGTTGATCGGTTTAGAAAAGGGGCATCTGGTTGTGCGAGGCGATCAATCGATTGTTGCCCTAGGTGATTTCAGTGATCCGGCTGTCTTTGCAACGATTGTTACCTTCATCATTGCGCTGGTATTATTTATTCGTAATGTAAAAGGTAACTTCTTATGGACCATTCTGTTTGGAACTGGAATAGCCTTCTTATTAGGAGTGCTGCCTTCTAAAGCAAGTGAATCGTTCTCACTAAATGGGTACCAAGAAGTATTTGGGGCTTTTTCGTTTGCGGATTGGGCTTCTTTTCCGTATTTAGTTGCGGTATTTTCCATCACAATGGTTGTCTTGTTTGAGAATGTTGGTTTAACGTACAATCATGTTGCTGCAACAAATCGTCCAGAGAAGTTTAAGAAAGCTTTTCAAGCAAATGGGGTCTCTGTAATGCTATCTGGTCTTTTTGGTTCGAGTCCGACGGTATCCACAGCGGAAACAACGGCGGCAATTACTGCAGGTGGACGTACGGGATTAACCACGATTACGACAGGTTTCTTGTTTTTATTAGTTACGTTTTTTATTCCATATATCCAAATGATTCCTTCCAATGCGATCGCGCCGGTGTTAATGATTATCGGAGGACTCATGATTCAAGATATAAAGAAATTAGATTTGCGTGATCTAAGTGAGTCTTTTCCTGCGATATTTATAATTGTGATGATACCTTTCACCTACAGCATTGCAGATGGAATTGCCATTGGATTTATTCTTTATGTGATTTTGAAATTAGGTACAGGGAATGCAAAGAAAGTATCCTTTACACTTTACGTGATAGCTTGTCTGTTTTTACTACATTTCATTATTCACTTTGCTGTTTGA
- a CDS encoding BH0509 family protein, whose product MSQLERNDKMEHLLEKNKFNEETIYNMTDEQIEYFHWLYFEESVYDLM is encoded by the coding sequence ATGAGCCAATTAGAAAGAAATGACAAAATGGAACACCTACTAGAGAAAAACAAATTTAATGAGGAAACCATATACAACATGACAGACGAACAAATTGAATATTTTCACTGGCTCTATTTCGAGGAATCTGTATATGACTTAATGTAA
- a CDS encoding carbohydrate kinase family protein, protein MVDVTALGEILVDFTPNGVSEHGNPVYAANPGGAPGNLLVALSRLSKETSFIGCVGNDQFGNMLEDTLYNNGVSTSGMVYSDIHTTLAFVHIDESGDRSFSFCRNPGADTMLSKDDLKPESIAQTKIFHVGSISMTNEPSRKATRTALKVAKENGVTISYDPNLRRDLWDSLEGAKERIVELLYYADIVKLSEEELEFIAGTNEVEKGAKLIFQQYNVALLFITAGSTGSYCCNKHVILFKPGLSIKAIDTTGCGDAFFAGVLYKILENNMSYQNISEKEMSELLLFGNAMGAYVAQKQGGIPALPNLNEINKYISEVKEE, encoded by the coding sequence ATGGTAGATGTAACAGCATTAGGCGAGATATTAGTTGATTTTACACCAAATGGAGTTAGTGAGCATGGGAATCCGGTTTATGCTGCAAACCCAGGAGGAGCTCCCGGGAATCTATTGGTAGCACTCTCTCGATTAAGTAAAGAAACATCATTTATAGGCTGCGTTGGGAATGATCAGTTTGGAAATATGCTTGAAGACACATTGTACAACAATGGGGTTAGCACATCGGGCATGGTATATTCCGATATACATACAACACTTGCATTTGTTCATATAGATGAAAGCGGAGATCGTTCTTTTAGTTTTTGCAGAAATCCAGGAGCAGATACAATGTTATCAAAAGATGATCTAAAGCCTGAATCAATTGCTCAAACTAAGATTTTTCATGTAGGTTCTATTTCGATGACAAACGAGCCATCTAGAAAAGCTACGCGAACAGCTTTAAAAGTAGCAAAGGAAAATGGTGTAACTATTTCATATGATCCAAATCTTAGACGTGATTTATGGGATTCTTTAGAAGGGGCAAAGGAAAGAATAGTAGAATTATTATATTATGCAGACATAGTAAAACTCTCAGAGGAAGAACTAGAATTTATAGCAGGTACGAACGAGGTGGAGAAAGGTGCTAAACTGATTTTTCAGCAATATAATGTGGCTTTACTTTTTATTACAGCTGGTAGTACAGGGAGCTATTGTTGTAACAAACATGTTATTTTGTTTAAACCAGGATTATCTATAAAGGCTATCGATACAACCGGATGTGGTGATGCTTTCTTTGCAGGAGTTTTATACAAGATATTAGAAAACAACATGTCATATCAAAATATTTCGGAAAAGGAAATGAGTGAATTACTTCTATTTGGAAACGCTATGGGGGCATATGTTGCTCAAAAACAAGGCGGTATTCCAGCGCTTCCAAATTTAAATGAAATAAATAAATATATATCAGAGGTAAAAGAAGAATAA